The Nitrogeniibacter aestuarii genome has a window encoding:
- a CDS encoding DUF4390 domain-containing protein — protein sequence MADRLIGMIVRFMLVMSLVTSLSAHASDAAIRYAEIVTEGSEYVINADVSLKLSEAVIDAIDQAVPINFVAEASIESPRWYWFDATLASERLEFSLSYHPMTRSYRLAIGSLHQDFETLDSALETMTRIRRWAITPMKTLVPGESYNVQLRFRLETELLPRPFQVSTIGSRDWEIESDWLRWTFLASPIPVQ from the coding sequence ATGGCTGATCGACTGATCGGTATGATCGTCAGGTTCATGCTGGTCATGAGCCTGGTCACCAGTCTGAGCGCCCACGCCAGCGATGCCGCGATCCGTTACGCCGAGATCGTGACCGAGGGCAGCGAATACGTGATCAACGCCGATGTTTCGCTCAAGCTGAGCGAGGCAGTCATTGATGCCATCGATCAGGCTGTGCCGATCAACTTTGTCGCCGAAGCCAGCATCGAGTCACCCCGCTGGTACTGGTTCGACGCCACGCTGGCGAGCGAGCGCCTCGAGTTCAGTCTCAGCTATCACCCCATGACCCGCAGCTACCGGCTGGCCATCGGCTCACTGCATCAGGACTTCGAAACGCTCGACAGTGCGCTCGAGACCATGACCCGCATCCGCCGCTGGGCCATCACGCCAATGAAGACCCTGGTTCCGGGTGAGTCTTACAACGTCCAGCTCCGCTTCCGGCTGGAAACCGAATTGCTACCCCGCCCCTTCCAGGTCTCCACCATCGGCAGTCGTGACTGGGAGATCGAGTCCGACTGGTTGCGCTGGACCTTCCTGGCGAGCCCGATTCCGGTTCAATGA
- the rsmB gene encoding 16S rRNA (cytosine(967)-C(5))-methyltransferase RsmB, translated as MNQKPAPRRAVSRGGQSSRRPTSPRQPLPPDSLANSLSLAAQLVAAVIEGKALTEQLAQLRHGHPNPDINWGAVQDLTYGTLREYGRGDAMLAPLIQKPLPTLIHALLLVACHRLEHRPDQQHTVVDQAVNAAAFHAVGLKGVVNGVLRNLLRRIDELRAKADRDDAARLCHPDWWIKRLRRSYPNEWESVLAAGNMHPPMALRANRRHLTSRQAQARLAEAGIEARLLDNDALLLDAPCPVERIPGFFEGQFSVQDAGAQWAARWLAPRDGERILDACAAPGGKTAHILELADARVTALELDPKRARRIEENLSRIGATAEIKIADCVELDRWWDGQPFDRILADVPCSASGVVRRHPDIKWLRRNTDIPAFAAQQAKILDALWQTLAPGGTMLYVTCSVFEEENRTQIARFCTRHADAKRMMIDNRIERIVLPNADHDGFYYALLRKDG; from the coding sequence ATGAATCAGAAGCCGGCCCCCCGGCGCGCGGTATCACGTGGCGGCCAATCGTCGCGCCGCCCGACTTCGCCGCGCCAACCCCTTCCGCCAGACAGCCTTGCCAACAGCCTCAGCCTGGCCGCGCAGCTTGTCGCTGCTGTCATCGAAGGCAAGGCACTGACGGAACAACTGGCGCAACTACGGCACGGGCATCCGAACCCGGACATCAACTGGGGCGCCGTACAGGATCTGACTTACGGCACGCTGCGTGAATACGGTCGCGGTGACGCCATGCTCGCGCCCTTGATTCAAAAGCCCCTCCCCACCCTCATCCACGCACTGCTGCTCGTTGCCTGCCATCGGCTGGAACATCGTCCTGATCAACAACACACGGTGGTTGATCAGGCTGTCAATGCCGCCGCCTTCCACGCCGTCGGTCTGAAGGGTGTCGTCAATGGCGTGTTGCGAAACCTCTTGCGCCGGATTGACGAATTGCGCGCCAAAGCCGACCGCGACGACGCTGCCCGACTGTGCCACCCGGACTGGTGGATCAAGCGTCTGCGCCGCAGCTACCCCAACGAGTGGGAATCCGTTCTCGCCGCCGGCAACATGCACCCGCCAATGGCATTGCGCGCCAACCGGCGACATCTGACTTCAAGGCAGGCTCAGGCCAGGCTTGCCGAGGCCGGGATCGAAGCCCGCCTTCTCGACAATGATGCGCTGCTGCTCGACGCGCCATGCCCGGTGGAGCGCATCCCCGGCTTCTTCGAAGGACAGTTCTCGGTGCAGGACGCCGGTGCGCAATGGGCAGCCCGATGGCTGGCGCCCCGGGATGGCGAGCGTATTCTCGATGCCTGCGCCGCCCCCGGAGGGAAAACGGCACATATCCTGGAGCTTGCCGACGCCAGGGTGACTGCGCTCGAACTCGACCCGAAACGCGCCCGCCGTATCGAAGAGAACCTGAGCCGTATCGGCGCCACCGCCGAGATCAAGATTGCCGATTGCGTCGAACTGGATCGTTGGTGGGACGGTCAGCCATTCGATCGCATCCTGGCCGATGTGCCCTGCTCGGCATCGGGCGTCGTGCGGCGCCATCCTGACATCAAGTGGCTCCGACGCAACACCGATATCCCTGCTTTTGCCGCCCAGCAGGCAAAAATTCTCGATGCGCTTTGGCAGACGCTCGCACCGGGTGGCACAATGCTCTACGTGACCTGCTCGGTCTTCGAAGAAGAAAACCGCACGCAGATCGCACGCTTCTGCACCCGTCATGCCGATGCAAAACGCATGATGATCGACAACCGGATCGAGAGAATCGTGCTGCCCAATGCCGACCATGACGGCTTTTACTACGCCCTGCTGCGCAAGGATGGCTGA
- the speE gene encoding polyamine aminopropyltransferase, with amino-acid sequence MADLTKSDGVMVEALNEYAGHYLSKGTLLESGETPFQAYEVWQTPHFGKLFRLDGYFMTSEKDEFFYHENLIHLPCIAMTAPERALIIGGGDGGSADELFKYPTMQEVVLVELDGKVVDIAREHLECVHNGALNDPRLTLRIEDGLHYVRVVAPEEQKKFDLVVLDLTDPIGPAEALYTEDFFAQCKALMTEQGAMTLHLGAPVYQAERVGELVGRLNNVFAHVRPHFHYIPLYGSLWGMAVASDHIDPATLDRDTVTQRIADRGLDKLQYYNEDTHQAAFMYPNYLRELISS; translated from the coding sequence ATGGCTGACCTGACAAAGTCGGATGGCGTGATGGTCGAGGCACTCAACGAGTACGCCGGCCATTACCTGAGCAAGGGCACTTTGCTTGAATCCGGGGAAACACCGTTTCAGGCCTACGAGGTTTGGCAAACCCCTCACTTCGGCAAGCTGTTCCGTCTCGACGGTTACTTCATGACGTCGGAGAAGGATGAGTTTTTCTACCATGAAAATCTCATCCACCTGCCCTGCATTGCCATGACTGCTCCTGAGCGTGCACTCATCATTGGTGGTGGCGACGGCGGCTCGGCAGACGAACTGTTCAAGTACCCCACCATGCAGGAAGTGGTCCTTGTGGAGCTCGACGGGAAAGTGGTCGACATTGCACGTGAGCATCTGGAATGCGTTCACAACGGCGCACTCAATGACCCACGGCTGACGCTGCGTATCGAAGACGGGCTGCATTACGTTCGCGTCGTCGCACCAGAAGAGCAAAAGAAATTCGATCTGGTCGTGCTCGACCTGACTGATCCGATTGGCCCGGCCGAGGCCCTTTACACCGAAGACTTCTTTGCCCAGTGCAAGGCTCTCATGACCGAACAGGGGGCCATGACGCTTCACCTCGGTGCTCCGGTATATCAGGCCGAACGTGTTGGCGAACTCGTCGGTCGTCTGAATAATGTTTTTGCCCATGTGCGCCCGCACTTTCACTACATCCCGCTGTATGGCTCTCTCTGGGGGATGGCGGTTGCCAGCGACCATATCGATCCGGCAACACTCGATCGCGACACGGTGACTCAACGCATCGCAGATCGCGGCCTGGACAAACTGCAGTACTACAATGAAGACACGCATCAGGCGGCGTTCATGTATCCGAACTATCTGCGCGAACTGATCAGCTCATGA